TAACTTGAGAAAGTCTGGTGATAGGTCAAAGGTCTGAGATCGAAGAAACCAAAAGTTCAAGAAATTTAAGAACTGACAGACATACCTTCTTGGCTCGGTGTTTTGGTATCTTCAGCTCCTTCAGGTCCGCTTTCACAGAAGCTGAGACACTAATATTTACTTCCAGATTGCTCTCTCCTTCATTTTGCACCAGAAGAAAAAACTCTTGCAaacctgaaaaagaaaagaagaggaaaaagaaatgAGAGTGGTGAATGTTTGTTTTGTGGAGCCTTAATAAAATCAAGTTGCTTAACCCCACAAAGATCGAAACCATTTTTCCTTCTTTGCAACTACCTAAACTAAAATAGAGGTGAAAGATCTAAATCTCCATactggaatacaaaaaagacgCAATCAAAGTGAATAACATAAAGCTGTACATTGATAATTGATGCTCATTGCACCTACTCCAGAACCCACAACAACTTCTTAATACTAACTTATATGGTCATCGAGTTGTTCCAAAAAATCAGAATCATACAATAGCATCGCAGGAATGAGGAACTATCGCCACAGGCTTGGTGAGCAACGGTAAAACCCCAGCCATTCCCCTAAGAAAATAGGCTCGCAATAGGCTTCGCGAGCCAGTGATACACCAATAGAGGGCGAGTGCAGTACCAAGATGGGTGACcacttgggaagtcctcgtgtacCTTTGTTTGGATGAAAACCAGCCATTTCCATACGAAAGGGCGGAAGCAGTACCAAGATGGGTCTGCTTGGGAAGTCCTCATATTCCCTTTCTAGCCTAGCCTAAATTGTTTGGGACTGAAGGCTTAGACGAAGAAGAAGCATGCTGGAATGACTTATCGTGGATTATTACATAAACAAAATCTGGTATGTAAATATATTACGTCTACAGGAAGTACCTATGGCAAAGTACATCTCAACTTAACATATCAAACCAATGACTAAACTAAACCAAGTTGCTTAACCCCACAAAGATTGAATCCTTTTTTCCTTGTTCTCGACCACCTAGATTAAATCAGAGGCAAAAGATCCATAGCTCCATACTGGAAGAAAGCAAGTACAAAAAAgacgcaatcaaagtgtaacacTGATTTAAGGTTCCACGCTGTTAATTAATGCTCATTCTaccatgttctaaaccctcaacCACTTCTTAATACTGACTTAACGATATGGCCATTGTCTCGCACCATAACAATCAAACTCGTACAATTGCATAGCTGAATGACTTATCAGGGTACATCTATTGCAACATAGACTAGAATCTCGTTTGCAAATATGTTTTATCAAGAAGCAGAAACAACGGTAAACTACATCTCAAACGAACACACCAAAGCAATGAGTAAACTAGTTGTGTAGCGCCTTAAAGTGTCAGTCTCTACATTTAAGTTATTTGTTCTGCAACATCTATCTACCAAAACTAGTTATTAACATTGAAAAGAAAATTACCAATTGGAAGTAGACAAGCAATCATATCTTTCTGCTCCGTCGTGCACTTGTTTGACTTCGCACTACATTTCTCATCAATTCCTTCTTGAGTCACACCACCTGCCGCAGCCGCCGCACCAGTATCATTCTGATCCACATTTGTTGTATTCTCTACTGGAATTTGTGGGCTCTTCGGTACAGTAACGTTTGAATTCACATCAGTCTGATTAGATCCTACTGCAGCAGGAATTGGTCCTGGTGATGGAGAAATCTATACAAACAACAATTTTACTCCCTCAGTAACCCAAATTCAGCACAAATCAATAGAATTCATATGTAAATTAAGGAGAAAAGCTTAAATTATTCATCACCATACCTGTGTTGTTGTTGAATTCGCTGTTGTATTGTTGCTGTCTGGTTTTAATCCGACCAATTTCCTCAACTTGAATTGAACAACATCATCAGATCCATCTGCTACTCCTAATACAAGAAGAACCAATAGAATTACtacaaaggaagaagaagaagaacctttttTAACCATCTTAGGTTAGAGATCCAGAGGGTTCACACAAATTTGTATTATGTCCTGGATTCAGAAACTAGTCTAAATCTGCAATTCAATGATAACTGCAGTTTTGACAAATTCATTTGGGGTAGTGAATGGAACAGTTACAAATTGAAGTGATGGATTGGGGAAATTGGGTTCAGTTCAAGTGTGAATTTGGGGATTCCAGGGAGAAGATGATGAGATGAgattcagtaaaattagggtattaattgattgattctgggagttgaaagaagaagaagtaaagttCTAGGCAATTTCGTTGTGATAGGTCAAGATGAACAGCTCGTTGCTTCGAAGAgacagaaagaaagaaagagattcATTTCAGGACCTaagaatctttttttttctcgattgCGCCAGGCGGAGTCTTGCGATTTGCGACAACTACCAACCGGCCAAGGACGGAGCCACAAGGCTCTACTACGGCACCAAATACATTCTGctcagtggtaaagtcattggatgACGATGTTAGCTAGCACCAAATTTGTTACCTATCTATTAAAGTATGTGGGTAtcaggatcttaaataacccaaccatgtgggactaataatttcaACACGCCCGTGTAGTATCGGCGGGTCTTACAAACACGTGGACAactaaatcgggtgacgcggaataaaggtgcggtcaactgactcgacacaaatagcctgctctgatatcatATTAAAATCCACGGGCAtctaactcaaaaccaattagcaattagtggagaggccctaataaattataaactgcaggatcttaaataatccaatcatgtgggactaataatctcaacacgatcaaaaaaaataaaaaaatctgttaCTTGGTTGCCAAAGTGAAAGTAGGTGTCATGAACGGGGGATTGAAGTTATAAGATTTTTGGCCACAATTTCAGCCAGGAGGAACTCTTGGGAATGGGACAAATACGTTTTGTTCCTTGGAACGATGATTAATCATTTGTGTCTGATATATTTACGAAAATCAACAGAAATAGGTGTTATAGAAATATTAAAGTAACCGAATACGAGGGATTTTCAGGAATGCCAGGTAGTTTTGACTATAGCTATTGGGCACGGAGAA
This genomic stretch from Papaver somniferum cultivar HN1 chromosome 5, ASM357369v1, whole genome shotgun sequence harbors:
- the LOC113283657 gene encoding uncharacterized protein LOC113283657, whose protein sequence is MVKKGSSSSSFVVILLVLLVLGVADGSDDVVQFKLRKLVGLKPDSNNTTANSTTTQISPSPGPIPAAVGSNQTDVNSNVTVPKSPQIPVENTTNVDQNDTGAAAAAGGVTQEGIDEKCSAKSNKCTTEQKDMIACLLPIGLQEFFLLVQNEGESNLEVNISVSASVKADLKELKIPKHRAKKTSVSVIAEGISTISLHAGSGECVLHTGRPVSPKPKANYFRTITQMPFYTTLTQSPIYGAYFLFVVALVIGGSWACCKFGKRDQQHGTGVPYQELEMTSSSVVNVESADGWDNSWDDDWDEGEAVRSPGRQQTGNLSANGLTSRPPGKDEWGNDWDD